In Strigops habroptila isolate Jane chromosome 2, bStrHab1.2.pri, whole genome shotgun sequence, one genomic interval encodes:
- the TSKU gene encoding tsukushin, translated as MKFLVLFNLLLLLPCFGTTKTCFPGCHCEVESFGLFDSFSLTKVDCSGIGSHIVPVPIPLDTSYLDLSSNKLETINESKLTGPGYTTLVSLDLSYNKIAKISSTTFSRLRYLESLDLSHNSLEALPEDCFSSSPLGDIDLSNNKLLDIAMDIFASKGQGKPLNVDLSNNMLSTITRHREKSMPNIQNLNLSGNRLTSVPNLQGIPLRYLNLDGNPIVKVEKGDFMGLKDLIHLSLSGLHGLSELSLYSFKELPALQVLDLSNNPNLKSLTAEVIFGLNSLQELNLSGTGVSSLPKTVLKYLPSIKSITLGKNIQCLKTIKEGQYHRQIGLTKKEVLSCHDSHGSVAAAPYVS; from the coding sequence ATGAAGTTCCTGGTCTTGTTcaatctgctgcttctccttccttgtTTTGGTACCACCAAAACCTGCTTCCCCGGCTGCCACTGCGAAGTGGAAAGCTTTGGTCTCTTTGACAGCTTTAGCCTGACCAAGGTGGATTGCAGTGGAATAGGCTCACACATTGTTCCTGTTCCAATCCCTCTGGATACCTCCTACCTGGATCTATCATCAAACAAACTGGAAACAATCAATGAATCGAAGCTCACTGGCCCTGGATACACCACTTTGGTGAGCCTTGACTTGAGCTACAACAAAATTGCTAAGATCTCCTCCACAACCTTCTCCAGGCTTCGGTACCTGGAGTCCTTGGACCTGAGTCATAACTCTTTGGAAGCCCTTCCAGAGGACTGTTTCTCCAGTTCTCCTCTGGGCGACATAGATTTGAGCAATAACAAGCTCTTGGATATAGCGATGGACATTTTTGCTTCAAAAGGTCAAGGAAAACCCTTGAATGTGGATCTATCCAATAATATGCTCAGCACAATTACAAGGCACCGTGAAAAGAGCATGCCCAACATCCAGAACTTGAATCTTTCTGGAAACAGGCTAACATCTGTGCCAAACCTTCAAGGCATTCCTCTCCGATACCTAAATCTTGATGGGAACCCCATAGTCAAGGTTGAGAAAGGAGACTTCATGGGACTGAAAGATTTGATTCATTTATCCCTCAGTGGCCTGCATGGCTTGAGTGAGTTGTCTCTTTATAGCTTCAAGGAACTACCAGCCCTCCAAGTACTGGATTTATCCAACAATCCCAACTTGAAGTCACTGACTGCTGAAGTGATCTTTGGGCTGAACTCCCTACAAGAGCTCAACCTCTCTGGCACAGGCGTGTCGTCCTTGCCAAAGACTGTGCTGAAATACCTGCCTTCCATCAAAAGCATCACCTTGGGGAAGAACATACAGTGTCTTAAGACCATCAAAGAAGGACAGTACCACCGACAAATCGGGCTGACCAAAAAAGAGGTCCTCAGTTGCCACGATAGCCATGGATCCGTGGCAGCAGCACCTTATGTTTCGTGA